Proteins encoded by one window of Serratia nevei:
- a CDS encoding phage portal protein, producing MSKRKSPRQRQQPAADTQLDLATELQKLPGLSTFSFDGPWPVSSSYDLLDSMYCADNGRYYDTPISWYGLARQFGHASWHQSALIFKRNVLAGCFIPHKLLSRQAFSAFAMDWVVFGNAYLELRRNVLGGPLALHNTLAKYTRRGSDLDTYWFIQAGFDDYQFPTGAVCHVINPDIHQEIYGMPEYFAGLLSANLSHSADTFRKLYYDNGSHAGCIVYVNSAIADQESLDKLKKTLTDTRRGGAFKNILLHAPNGGKDSVQILPFSQISAKDEFLGVKSATRDDILAAHRVPPQLMGAMPEGNGTFGDVEKAARVFAINELTPIMEAMKHVNDWMGEEVIRFNPYALLDVE from the coding sequence GTGAGCAAACGAAAATCACCGCGGCAGCGCCAGCAGCCCGCCGCAGACACGCAGCTTGATCTGGCGACCGAGCTGCAAAAACTCCCTGGCCTGAGTACCTTCTCATTCGACGGCCCCTGGCCGGTCAGCTCGTCCTACGATCTGCTCGACTCGATGTACTGCGCCGACAACGGCCGCTACTACGACACGCCGATCAGCTGGTACGGGCTGGCGCGTCAGTTCGGCCACGCCAGCTGGCACCAGTCGGCGCTGATATTCAAACGTAACGTGCTGGCCGGTTGCTTCATCCCGCACAAGCTGCTGTCGCGCCAGGCGTTCTCGGCCTTCGCCATGGATTGGGTGGTGTTCGGCAATGCCTATCTGGAGCTGCGCCGCAACGTGTTAGGCGGGCCGCTGGCACTGCACAACACGCTGGCGAAGTACACCCGCCGCGGCTCTGACCTGGACACCTACTGGTTTATCCAGGCGGGGTTTGATGATTATCAGTTTCCTACCGGCGCCGTCTGCCACGTGATCAACCCGGACATTCACCAGGAGATCTACGGCATGCCGGAATACTTCGCGGGCCTGCTGTCCGCGAACCTTTCGCACTCGGCCGACACGTTCCGCAAGCTGTACTACGACAACGGCAGCCATGCCGGCTGCATCGTCTACGTCAACAGCGCCATCGCCGATCAGGAGAGCCTCGACAAGCTCAAGAAGACGCTGACCGACACGCGCCGCGGCGGGGCATTCAAAAACATCCTGCTGCACGCGCCGAACGGCGGTAAGGACTCAGTGCAGATCCTGCCGTTCAGCCAGATCTCGGCCAAGGATGAATTCCTGGGCGTCAAGTCCGCCACGCGTGACGATATCCTCGCCGCGCACCGCGTGCCGCCGCAGCTGATGGGCGCCATGCCGGAAGGTAACGGCACCTTCGGCGACGTGGAGAAGGCGGCGCGGGTGTTCGCAATCAACGAGCTGACGCCCATCATGGAAGCCATGAAGCACGTCAACGACTGGATGGGGGAGGAGGTGATCCGCTTCAACCCGTATGCACTGCTCGATGTAGAGTAA